Proteins encoded within one genomic window of Strongyloides ratti genome assembly S_ratti_ED321, scaffold srae_chrx_scaffold0000005:
- a CDS encoding Choline dehydrogenase, mitochondrial — MFILKNHCNIYFKNIILNKRFFFKNNYNNDFKPKYIIIGAGSAGCVLANRLTENDNNGNVLLIEAGPKDYWWNWKIHMPAALMYNLCNDKYNWYYNTVPQKNLNNRQIYWPRGKLWGGSSSINAMCYVRGHPQDFNRWDKEGAKGWDYLGCLPYFKKAQTHELSIGYNDPFRGYNGPLHVKQGDCTNELHKAFFNAGKELGWKMLDDQNGIETEGLSKMDMTIKNGERYSASKAYLWDSTKRKNLKVLSNTIVLKIIMDGKKAIGVKCINNKTKEQFNIYCDDSVILSGGAINTPQLLLLSGIGDFEHLKKKNIPLIHELPGVGLNLQDHLEIYVQYKCKKPITLYNKSSWKFPHNMIKSGLQWFISKNGVCASSHLESGGFVKSSNDIEHSDIQFHFLPSTVHDDGRKNGTCHGFQVHVGPMRPKSVGKIRLADNNPLNHPIIDPNYMSHDDDWKVFRKCIEISREIFKQKAFDEYKDIELAPGKDVIGYEKIDDFIRNKSASAYHASCSCKMGNENDYLNVVNAETMNVIGLNGLKIVDASVMPSIISANLNATTIMIAEKASDIILGKEPLRSDENIYTMNKNN; from the exons atgtttattttaaaaaatcattgtaatatttattttaaaaacataattttaaataaaagatttttttttaaaaataattataacaatGATTTTAAACCTAAGTATATTATAATAGGTGCTGGATCAGCTGGATGTGTATTG gCAAATAGATTAAcagaaaatgataataatggaAATGTTTTGTTAATTGAAGCAGGACCTAAAGATTATTGGTGGAATTGGAAAATACATATGCCAGCAGCATTAATGTATAATTTatgtaatgataaatataattggTATTATAATACTGTTCCGCAAAAAAATCTTAACAATAGACAAATTTATTGGCCAAGAGGAAAATTATGGGGTGGTAGTAGTTCAATAAATGCTATGTGTTATGTAAGAGGTCATCCTCAAGATTTTAATCGTTGGGATAAAGAAGGAGCAAAAGGATGGGATTATTTAGGATGTCTtccatattttaaaaaagctCAAACACATGAATTAAGTATAGGATATAATGATCCTTTTCGTGGTTATAATGGTCCATTACATGTTAAACAAGGAGATTGTACCAATGAATTACATAAAGCATTTTTTAATGCTGGAAAAGAATTAGGATGGAAAATGTTAGATGATCAAAATGGAATTGAAACAGAAGGTTTATCAAAAATGGATATGACAATAAAAAATGGGGAAAGATATAGTGCCTCTAAAGCATATTTATGGGATTCAactaaaagaaaaaatttaaaagttttatcaaatacaatagtgttaaaaataattatggaTGGTAAAAAAGCAATTGGTgttaaatgtataaataacAAGACAAAAgaacaatttaatatttattgtgaTGATTCTGTTATTTTATCTGGTGGTGCTATTAATACAccacaattattattattaagtgGTATAGGTGATTttgaacatttaaaaaagaaaaatattccaTTAATTCATGAATTACCAGGTGTTGGATTAAATTTACAAGATCATTTAGAAATTTATGTTCAATATAAGTGTAAAAAACctataacattatataataaaagtagtTGGAAATTTCCAcataatatgataaaaagtgGTTTACAATGgtttatatctaaaaatgGTGTATGTGCAAGTAGTCATCTTGAATCTGGTGGTTTTGTTAAATCATCTAATGATATTGAACATTCTGATAtacaatttcattttttaccATCAACAGTTCATGATGATGGTCGAAAAAATGGAACATGTCATGGATTTCAAGTTCATGTAGGCCCAATGAGACCAAAATCTGTGGGAAAAATTCGATTAGCAGATAATAATCCACTTAATCATCCAATTATAGATCCAAATTATATGAGTCATGATGATGATTGGAAAGTATTTAGAAAATGCATAGAAATATCAagagaaatatttaaacagAAAGCATTTGATGAGTATAAAGATATTGAATTGGCACCTGGTAAAGATGTTATTGgttatgaaaaaattgatgattttataagaaataaaagtgCATCAGCTTATCATGCTTCATGTTCATGTAAAATGGGTAatgaaaatgattatttaaatgttgtTAATGCAGAAACAATGAATGTTATTGGTTTAAATggtttaaaaattgttgatgCCAGTGTTATGCCATCAATTATTAGTGCAAATTTAAATGCAACTACAATTATGATAGCTGAAAAAGCTTCTGATATAATTCTTGGAAAAGAACCATTAAGAAgtgatgaaaatatttatacaatgaataaaaataattaa
- a CDS encoding EF-hand domain and EF-hand domain pair-containing protein has translation MNKFLIFLLIFVILSITCETFKLIPIDEDDDDVEAINFNKDDTETKEEKFLRIDEDADENLTFDEFLHSDMNYEKIKKEEFESYDRNGDGIVTKGEYYDKHKEDEEEFKNHHTNYINELFEEFDIDKNNKLNEREVENVLRKKFLLKPKSNFNHVISSFDKDGDSEWNKEEYSGFDKKLPFEEFDSVINGDKKTINL, from the exons atgaataagtttttaatttttttattaatttttgttatactCTCTATAACATgtgaaacatttaaattaattccTATTGATGAGGATGACGATGATGTTGAAgctattaattttaacaaagaTGATACTGAAACTAAAg aggaaaaatttttaagaattgATGAAGATGCTGatgaaaatttaacatttgaTGAATTTTTACACTCAGATAtgaattatgaaaaaattaaaaaagaagaatttgAATCTTATGATAGAaatg gtGATGGAATTGTAACTAAAGGAGAATACTACGATAAACACAAAGAAGATGAAGAAGAGTTTAAAAATCATCATACcaattatattaatgaattatttgag gaatttgatattgataaaaataataagttaaATGAACGTGAAGTAGAAAATGTTTTGCGTaagaaatttcttttaaaaccAAAATCTAACTTTAATCATGTTATTTCTTCATTTGACAAAGATGGTGATTCAGAATGGAATAAGGAAGAATATTCTGGTTTTGACAAAAAATTACCTTTTGAAGAATTTGATAGTGTTATAAATGGTGacaaaaaaacaattaatctttaa
- a CDS encoding Armadillo-like helical domain and Armadillo-type fold domain-containing protein, protein MPSLLNNFVVTKKGNVSEQKNTMNMKGDDSLLSISKQSPSSNKSNDEMEHLTFNKELIYSTQAYLIDLKENCEMDIQCVLFSRSCFDIDNNNTSNIDNNNISQYSDFIVLDHTNKSKKCIARLTSSLQKVVSTSSTEINNITTNDEKIYDTPNNTILSNDTNINSFETSKDDQYKVSEDSKNSCDFEKITNNKYIYPNIEKFCYTSNYENGPVAILYTSRNDISLFDGKIINGKRLFMGEGYEKKYKKDGRSNQKGYYLRLRSSTPNLSGIVEEEDVEDVETTPFMRSYDNCIHLKNYKNNTRKPVIRGRNSSSDNIKKNKQYEEVPSTKTYHHLIHVNNNINNYSTIDINSGSSFLTDNIQTESYTSSNSPKSIYSTRSSTDSGQESTETDYKKNLNKISLYHYIVKYQQIYAIIDNILKLGSNIYSSLTYIIDNKYICQNLLIESSQLITFLKNRYLINIINNEDINLIEELLIDVEKELIENGENRIFSNYFIIILRRTIEEVFNSFAKIICEYFLTSNNDDELLNIASEHFIYLLLFSDELCNVAIQYQLVKKLLQHCTNPTTNYQTIKLLLRALAILCSASKGCSQLISNNGFNFIINVICYYPFDCSVEAAGVLTQLTTSPLSNCMTLIKSILQIITKLTEMIECCDSAESLLLCTAALSNLSIQYPSANRYIHEIKTCQKLVLATKKPKCCSIFVYEQMVTLMARMVSQGWYLTLYNKDCVTILLNLMLISDELHPKYCERIKYKSAVALSSIAKNDYGLQLIKFNNGYGIMCKITESNLNNTQDPTVIICQTIRDRLENYFSDIREVETEL, encoded by the exons atgccttcacttttaaataactttgtAGTAACTAAAAAGGGAAATGTATCAgaacaaaaaaatacaatgAATATGAAAGGTGACGATTCATTGTTATCAATATCAAAACAATCACCATCTTCTAATAAATCTAATGATGAAATGGAacatttaacatttaataaagaaCTTATTTATTCTACACAAGCATATTTGAttgatttaaaagaaaattgtgAAATGGATATACAATGTGTCTTATTTTCACGATCTTGTTttgatattgataataataatacttcaaatattgataataataatatttctcaATATTCTGATTTTATTGTATTGGACCATactaataaatcaaaaaagtGTATTGCTCGACTTACATCATCATTACAAAAAGTTGTTTCAACTTCATCAACAgaaattaacaatataacGACAAATGACGAGAAGATTTATGACACACCtaataatactattttatCAAACGATACAAACATTAATTCTTTTGAAACTTCAAAAGATGATCAATATAAAGTGTCAGAAGATAGTAAAAATTCATGTGATTTTGagaaaataacaaataataaatatatttatcctaatatagaaaaattttgttatacaTCAAATTATGAAAATGGACCTGTTGCAATATTATATACGAGTCGTAAtgatatatcattatttgatggaaaaattattaatggtAAACGTTTATTTATGGGAGAGggatatgaaaaaaaatataaaaaagatggaCGATCAAATCAAAAAGGTTATTATCTACGTTTACGTAGTAGCACTCCAAATTTAAGTGGAATTGTTGAAGAAGAAGATGTTGAAGATGTTGAAACAACACCATTTATGAGATCTTATGATAATtgtatacatttaaaaaattataaaaataatacaagaAAACCAGTAATAAGAGGTAGAAATAGTTCTTCagacaatataaaaaaaaataaacaatatgaGGAAGTACCATCAACAAAAACATATCATCATTTAATAcatgttaataataatattaataattactCAACTATAGATATTAATTCAGGATCATCATTTTTAACAGATAATATACAAACAGAATCATATACATCATCTAATTCACCCAAATCTATATATTCAACAAGAAGTTCAACTGACTCAGGACAAGAATCAACTGAAAcagattataaaaaaaatttaaataaaatatcattatatcattatatcgttaaatatcaacaaatttatgcaattattgataatatattgaAACTTGGCagtaatatatattcatcATTAACgtatattattgataataaatatatatgtcaaaatttattaattgaatCATCAcaattaataacttttttgaaaaatcgttatttaattaatataatcaataatgaagatattaatttaattgaagaattattaatagatgttgaaaaagaattaattgaaaatggagaaaatagaatattttcaaattattttattataattcttCGAAGAACAATAGAAGAAGTATTTAATTCATTTGCTAAAATAATTtgtgaatattttttaacatcaaATAATGATGATGAACTTCTTAATATTGCTAGtgaacattttatatatttattattattttcagatGAATTATGTAATGTTGCTATACAATATcaattagttaaaaaattattgcaACATTGTACAAATCCAACAACAAATTAtcaaacaataaaattattattaagagCTTTGGCAATATTGTGTAGTGCAAGTAAAGGATGTTCTCaattaatatcaaataatggttttaattttattataaatgttatttgtTATTATCCATTTGATTGTTCTGTTGAAGCAGCAGGAGTACTTACACAATTAACTACATCACCATTAAGTAATTGTATGacattaattaaaagtatattacaaattattactaaattaacag aaATGATTGAATGTTGTGACAGTGCAGAATCGTTACTTTTATGTACTGCAGcattatcaaatttatcaatacAATATCCATCAGCAAATAGATATATTCATGAAATAAAAACCTGTCAAAAGCTTGTTTTAGCTACAAAAAAACCTAAATGTTGTAGTATTTTTGTTTATGAACAAATGGTTACACTTATGGCAAGAATGGTTTCTCAAGGATGgtatttaacattatataataaagattGTGTTACTATTCTTCTTAACTTAATGTTAATTAGTGATGAATTACATCCAAAATATTGtgaaagaataaaatataaatctgCTGTGGCCTTGTCATCAATAGCAAAAAATGATTATGGtttacaattaattaaatttaataatggCTATGGGATAATGTGTAAAATAACAGAAAGTAACTTAAATAATACACAAGATCCTACAGTTATTATTTGTCAAACAATCAGAGATCGccttgaaaattattttagtgATATTAGAGAAGTAGAAACTgaattatag
- a CDS encoding Small GTPase superfamily and Ran GTPase family and Small GTPase superfamily, Rho type and Small GTPase superfamily, Rab type and Small GTP-binding protein domain and Small GTPase superfamily, Ras type and P-loop containing nucleoside triphosphate hydrolase domain-containing protein yields MSYNYLFKIVVVGDHNCGKSCILLRFAENSFRNDHISTLGVDFKLKTIKLGSDKVRLELWDTAGMERYRTIYNSYYHSAHGIMCVFDLTNEKSFENIENYWLKQIRTHAPPNAVIVLVGNKADLENERKVDFDRAENFAKKTGISLYEVSAKTGINCEEAFMDLANHMKERLINTNINEDSDDSDGYSGAFHVDGVIINDKSSGSAFSNATSNCCSGSNKPSPTFV; encoded by the exons atgagttataattatctttttaaaattgttgttGTCGGTGACCACAATTGTGGAAAATCTTGTATTCTTTTAAGATTTGCTGAAAATTCATTTAGAAATGATCATATTAGTACTCTCGGTgttgattttaaattaaaaacaataaaattaggAAGTGATAAAGTAAGATTAGAATTATGGGATACTGCTGGTATGGAAAGATATag aacAATATATAATTCATATTATCATTCTGCTCATGGAATTATGTGTGTATTTGATTTAACTAATGAAAAatcatttgaaaatattgaaaattattgGCTTAAACAAATAAGGACACATGCTCCACCAAATGCTGTAATTGTGCTTGTAGGAAATAAAGCTGATTTAGAAAATGAGCGCAAAGTTGATTTTGATCGCGCAGAAAA ttttgcaaaaaaaacgGGAATCTCATTGTATGAAGTTAGCGCAAAAACGGGTATTAATTGTGAAGAGGCATTTATGGATCTTGCAAACCACATGAAAGAAAGACttattaatacaaatattaatgaagATAGTGATGATTCAGATGGATACTCTGGTGCTTTTCATGTTGATGgtgttattataaatgataaatctAGTGGATCAGCATTTTCAAATGCTACTAGTAATTGTTGTAGTGGAAGCAATAAACCATCACCTacttttgtataa